Within the Carassius gibelio isolate Cgi1373 ecotype wild population from Czech Republic chromosome B4, carGib1.2-hapl.c, whole genome shotgun sequence genome, the region ATATTCCCTCTGCTCTGCCAAACGGACATGTTCCCTCTCCTCAAAGTCTCGGTCCATATCCAAAAAGAGGTCCTTCACCTCTTTCATGATCAAATCAGTTCTGGACTGGCGCTTTCTGGCTTTTTTCGCAGGGGGGGGTTGAGGTGATtctaaaaagacaaaacaatgtTGTTTAGTAACCATGAAGGTAGCATATGATACATGGCAGACAAAGAACAAAGAACAAACAGTCCAGCAAGTTACATAATAGCATAGTTATGTAACTCACCTGAATTACTTTCCCTGGAAATTGCCTCGACGGTCTCCGAGCTGGACGCAACTGTGGACACAACGGTGCAAGAAGAAGCGGCTACCTCTACTGTTGTCTCTTGTTCATCATTCCTACACGGAGACGCCGCCATACTGCCCAGTAACGCTACTGGGTTAGCCGAGTGGCTTGGTCCCCATACGCTGTAGCTTAAATCGAAGTAAGGCCAGTCTAGTCTTCCACTGCCGCTCCTCCCGTTGTGATCCCGCActtggtgaattttttttttcaaagccttCAGCTTACTGATGACTTGCGCTTTCTCTCTCGAGAAACCATgctgttgcatttttatttttatttgctcatAAACGACCGCATCACGTACCGTTCCACTGAGCTGGCGAATGATCTCCGCTTCAGTGCGGATAGTAAGGAGCTCCGTGGTCTCGACATATGTCCAGTTTGCGCACATTTCTGcttgtttaattttagtttattttgtataCGAACACTCTCTGCGTTTAGAACACCGACTAGCTCTTCTGGCACTGCAGGGTTGTATTATTGAAAAAACAAGCTCAAGGAGTCGCACGATAACTACGTCATCACTACGTCACATCCGTTGCGGCATTAGttttggcttttgttcacacagcgcttgttccggatcgattaccgcaatgttactaggtccccgacccgggttaaATTCgttaatcaattccgggacgtggttgctttcacacagaaggcgaccaggcaatgttacgggaatattgcgagtccgacgtgcagtgtgaaaggggctttggtggagcagctgttggCCAAGAATTTCCCAAGTCCCACtgactgttgcctatctgtcaaaAAGCtagtgatccactgacagatagagctagggacagagagctgggtcagtttggtctggagggctgttgggatgaagGTGTTGAAAGCGAATTatagtccacaaataggatcctcacataagtgcctgttttgtccagatgttgcaggatgaagtgcaatccaatgttgattgcatcatcaacggacctgtttgctcagtaagcaaactgcagggggtccagtaagggtccagtgatgtccttcagataagccagaaccagtttttcaaatgacttcatgacaacagacgttagagccacaggtctgtggTCGtcaagtcctgttatcttgggtttctttggaagggggattatggtggagcgtttgaagcaggaaggcacttcagtGATCAGAGAtccccaaagctgctcgtggaacagaatgATATGCATCCTTTTTTGCGGTGTAATAGTGATTTAGTATATGAAtttctctggtgggacatgtgacatgctgtctttattttgtcagttcacaggagaGATTGGCTtcattaaagtccccaagaatgattaaaacacagtccgggtgttgttgttctctttctgtgatctgatcagcgagtttctgtaaagccaggctCACGTGCGCTTGCAGAGGGttgtaaacactcaccagaatgaacgagtgaaactcccgcggcagATAGAACGGCTTGCATTTAACAAAGAGCACTTCTAGATCTGAACAGCATATCTTctttaaaacaattacatttttacaccacctttcattgatgtaaaagcatgtcccgtcACCGCGTGATTTCCCTATTGATTCTGCGTCGTGATCCGctttaaacagctgaaagtccggcagatggagtgCGCTGTCTGGAATGGCATCATTCAGCCAGATTtccatgaaacacagagcagcaaaGTTTGAGAAATCCTTGTTTGTCCGAGAGAGCAAAAGGACTTCGTccattttgttgggtagagagcggccatttgccagatggatgctaagAAATGGCGTTCGAAATTGGCGCTTTCTGAGTCTGACGAGCACGCCGACTCGCTTTCCCCGTCTGTGCGTCCTGTAGCATTTGATCAGCGCTGCTGCTTCGCCGAAAACAACATTCAGTATAACGTATGAATAACTgatccggtaaaagatcttgtggtgtgttctgccgaatgttcagcagttcatccctggtgaaactgattgtgtttgttaaacaacaaaaaaaacagaaaaaacgaacaaaaacagtacaaacactggagagccaagcactgaagcagccatgtgcaGCGCCATTCATTAACTGATCCTCTATGACTAATTCTTGATAGGGATGTTGCTCCAGGATAAACAAACTAATGATCCAGAAAGCTGACTTAAAGCTGTACATTTTGTTGCGAATACTTTGTGGGAATGCCTCAAAAAAAATCAGATGACAAAGCGTTGACATTTTGCATCTAGTAAGTTCTAGATTTTTGTTGCTATATTAGTCATTATTTTCCACTTATTAAGTCTCTTATGTAAGTGCCTATGTAAGTCACCCACAGTGAGCTATACTGGTCCATTCTGCATGTAGCATGTCTGCAATATGAGCCTGTCATTTTGTTTAGACTAAACAAGAACATGAGAGAAATATCTGAACTGTTATTCAGATGAgatcttaaagaaatagttcacacaAATTTCTTCATGTTTCCACAGCAGTGTAAAAAAAAGCTAATGAAGAATGTTTTTTCTTGACTTTGTGGTGCTATTTTTGCAAGTCATGTTGTCGTGCTTCTCCGTTCTGTCTTTAGCTGGGATATATGTCATTAAT harbors:
- the LOC127956334 gene encoding uncharacterized protein LOC127956334; this translates as MCANWTYVETTELLTIRTEAEIIRQLSGTVRDAVVYEQIKIKMQQHGFSREKAQVISKLKALKKKIHQVRDHNGRSGSGRLDWPYFDLSYSVWGPSHSANPVALLGSMAASPCRNDEQETTVEVAASSCTVVSTVASSSETVEAISRESNSESPQPPPAKKARKRQSRTDLIMKEVKDLFLDMDRDFEEREHVRLAEQREYENQLRREASQAREEELAKQMTMLRELQDTQNRFLGEILSRMPAPAPTPYYVPARQARFQQSTSENTDNHLFNPLPSLQLE